A genomic stretch from Papio anubis isolate 15944 chromosome 18, Panubis1.0, whole genome shotgun sequence includes:
- the SNX20 gene encoding sorting nexin-20, with translation MASPEHPGSPGWKGPITQCTARTQQEAQAAGPDLPHPGPDRHLDMHSGLSSNSSMTTRELQQYWQNEKCRWKHVKLLFEIASARIEERKVSKFVVYQIIVIQTGSFDNNKAVLERRYSDFAKLQKALLKTFREEIEDVEFPRKHLTGNFAEEMICERRRALQEYLGLLYAIRCVRRSREFLDFLTRQELREAFGCLRAGQYPRALELLLRVLPLQEKLTAHCPAAAVPALCAVLLCHRDLDRPAEAFAAGERALQRLQAREGHRYYAPLLDAMVRLAYTLGKDFVSLQERLEESQLRRPTPRGITLKELTVREYLH, from the exons ATGGCAAGTCCAGAGCACCCTGGGAGCCCTGGCTGGAAGGGACCCATAACACAGTGCACAGCAAGGACCCAGCAGGAAGCACAAGCCGCTGGCCCTGACCTCCCGCACCCAGGACCTGACAGGCATTTAG ACATGCATAGTGGCCTGAGCTCCAACTCCAGCATGACCACGCGGGAGCTCCAGCAGTACTGGCAGAACGAGAAATGCCGCTGGAAGCACGTCAAACTGCTCTTTGAGATCGCCTCAGCTCGCATCGAGGAGAGAAAAGTCTCTAAGTTTGTG GTGTACCAAATCATCGTCATCCAGACTGGGAGCTTTGACAACAACAAGGCCGTCCTGGAACGGCGCTATTCCGACTTTGCAAAGCTCCAGAAAGCGCTGCTGAAGACGTTCAGGGAGGAGATCGAAGACGTGGAGTTCCCCAGGAAGCACCTGACGGGGAACTTCGCGGAGGAGATGATCTGCGAGCGTCGGCGCGCCCTGCAGGAGTACCTGGGCCTGCTCTACGCCATCCGCTGCGTGCGCCGCTCCCGGGAGTTCCTGGACTTCCTCACAAGGCAGGAGCTGCGCGAGGCGTTCGGTTGCCTGCGGGCCGGCCAGTACCCGCGCGCCCTGGAGCTGCTGCTGCGCGTGCTGCCGCTGCAGGAGAAGCTCACCGCCCACTGCCCCGCGGCCGCCGTCCCGGCCCTGTGCGCCGTGCTGCTGTGCCACCGCGACCTCGACCGCCCAGCCGAGGCCTTCGCGGCAGGAGAGAGGGCCCTGCAGCGCCTGCAGGCCAGGGAGGGCCATCGCTACTACGCGCCTCTGCTGGACGCCATGGTCCGCCTGGCCTACACGCTGGGCAAGGACTTCGTGTCTCTGCAGGAGAGGCTGGAGGAGAGCCAGCTCCGGAGGCCCACGCCTCGCGGCATCACCCTGAAGGAGCTCACCGTGCGAGAATACCTGCACTGA